TTGCCATTTGGACGACCGCTTTGCTTCTGGCTTCCTGCTCAATTTCCTCTTGTTTTTCATGAAGGATCTCCATTCCTACTACGGTAGAACCATACTCAGCCAATACGAGATCTTCATCATCAAAAGAATCATCGAGACGCGCAAGGATCAAGGTGCCTAAACGCTGGCCTCCTCCTTGAATCGGTACTATAGTAGTCAGTCCGTTTGCAAACAAATCCCGATTTTCAACTGGAAATGCAGTGAAATCACTATCCACAGGGATATTTGAAGAAGTTTCCTCAATATCAAAGAGATTTTCTGTATATCCTTCGGGGAATTTACGTTGTTCCAGCATTTCTTTCATGCGTTCATTTTCAATCTCCTGTTTGATGGCAAAGCCTAGCAGTTTACCTCTTCTGCTTACAATAAATACATTTGATTCAATCACATCGCGGAGTGTCACAGCCATCTCCTTAAAGTTCACAGCTTGTCCTGCACTCTTTTGCAATAATTCATTAATTTTCCTCGTTTTATCCAATAAATTCATTTGTTGAGCCTCCTATTTATAATATAAATCGACTTAAATCACGGTTCTTTACTATATCCTGAAGTTTTTCTTTTACATAGTCCGGCGTGATCGTAATTTGCGTCATCGTTATCTCAGAAGCCTCAAAAGACAGATCTTCAAGGAGCTTCTCAAGAATCGTATGAAGACGTCTTGCACCAATATTCTCAGTCTGTTCATTCACATCGAATGCGATTTCAGCGACCTCTTTTACCGCATCATCAGTAAATATCAATTCAATGCCTTCGATATTGATCATCGCTTGATATTGTTTGATCAAAGCGTGTTTGGGTTCACTCAATATTTTAACGAAATCATCTACACTCAAGCTGTCAAGCTCCACACGGATGGGGAAACGCCCCTGAAGCTCTGGGATCAGATCTGATGGCTTGGAGACATGAAAGGCCCCTGCAGCAATAAATAACATATGGTCGGTTTTTACCGTTCCGTATTTGGTGGTGACCGTTGAGCCCTCTACAACAGGCAATATATCCCTTTGCACACCTTCGCGGGAGATGTCTGCAGACTGGCCGCCATTTTTACCGGCAACCTTATCCATTTCATCCACGAAAATGATTCCCAATTGTTCGGCTCTTGAAATTGCTTCAGTTTTCACCTCTTCCATATCGATCAGCTTTTGTGCTTCATCTTCAGCCAGGACTTTTCTGGCCTCACGAACAGGTAATTTGCGTTTCTTTTTTTTCTTAGGAAACATGCCTCCGAACATATCCTGCATGTTCATGCCCATTTGTTCCATTCCGGGAATCATATCCATCATTTGATTCTGCTGTTCCTCAACCTCAATGGTCACTTCCCGCTCTTCGAGATCACCTTGCTCCAATTGCTGGGTAATCCGTTTTCTACGCTCGCGGACAGATTCATGTTCTGCCGGTTCCGGTTCAGGTTGTTCTTCTTCTTCCGGACCGTTCTGAAATAACATCTCCAACGGATTGCGATAATTACTCGTTTCTTTTTTGGCCGTCGGCACCAGTAAAGCAATGATTCGTTGATTTGCTTGTTTTTCAGCCTGTTCTTTGACCTTCACTGTTTTTTCTTTTTTTACAATCCGGATCGATACTTCAACCAGATCTCGAATCATGGATTCAACATCGCGTCCAACATAGCCGACCTCTGTAAACTTTGTTGCCTCCACTTTTATGAAAGGGGCACCCACAAGTTTCGCCAACCTTCTCGCAATCTCCGTTTTCCCGACGCCGGTTGGACCGATCATGAGAATGTTCTTGGGTGAGATTTCTTCGCGGATCGCATCATCCAATAGACTTCTTCTGTATCTGTTTCGCAGCGCTACTGCTACCGAGCGTTTTGCCTGCGCCTGACCAATAATGGATTGATCCAGTTGTTCAACGATCTGTGCAGGTGTTAATGATTGACTCATTGTCTATTCGACCTCTCCTTCATTGCTTATTTTCATCGTAAGTCAGCGTTTCCAAAGTTAAATAATCATTTGTGTAGACACACATGTCGGCAGCCGTCAAAAGGCTTTCACGTGCAATCTCTTCTGCAGATAAATCAGCTGCATGCTTTTTCATTGCCCGGCCTGCAGCCAATGCATAGTTTCCACCAGAACCGATCGCTGTAATACCGTCATCTGGTTCAATGACTTCACCAGTACCAGCAATGACATAAAGTTTATTCTGATCCATAACGATCAGCATGGCTTCAAGTTTTCGAAGAACTCTATCCCCCCGCCATTCTTTTGCCAGTTCCACAGCTGCGCGCTGCAATTGTCCATTGTATTCTTCGAGTTTGCTTTCAAATTTTTCATATAGAGAAAATGCATCCGCAACTGAGCCTGCAAAGCCTGCCAGGACTTGATCTCTGTATAATCTGCGGACCTTTACAGCGGAATGCTTCATTACAACAGCCTGCCCTACGGTTACTTGACCGTCCCCGCATATGGCAGCTTGTCCATTATGACGGATTGCAAATATCGTTGTACCTTTAATTTCTGTCATCACTTCAACCTCCTGATTTACCGTTTTGCTCTTGGGTGTGCCTGTCTGTGCACATCCCTCAGCCTGTCACGTGTGACATGCGTATAGATTTGTGTCGCTTTCAAATCCGAATGTCCTAGCAGTTCCTGGACCGTTCTTAAATCGGCCCCCTCATTCAATAAATGCGTGGCAAATGTATGTCTGATCACATGCGGAGACAACTTTGCCGAGAGTGATGCATCATCAACAATATGATTCAGCACTTTTCGTAATCCTCTGTCCGTTAATCTGCCGCCGCGATAATTGATAAACAGCGGGTCGGCATCATGGATTGCACCGAATCGTTCCTCTCTCATGTTTAAGTAACCGGACAGAGCACTGATTGCAAAACTTCCGATTGGAAGGTAACGTTCTTTACGTCCTTTCCCAAAAACAAGCATGGTCGCCAGTTCCATATCTACATCACCGATCGACAGGTTTGTGCATTCTGAAACCCGGATACCCGTAGCGTAAAGGGTTTCAATCAACGCCAGATTGCGGCTGCCGAGCCAGCTCGATGGGTCGATGCCGTCAAAAATCGCCTGGATTTCATTCTCATACAAAAAAGAAGGTAATTTCCGATCTAACTTTGGCGTTGAAACAAACTGAAATGGGTTGCTCTCAACGTAACCATCATATTCGAGGAATCGCCAATAAGCTCGGAGAGATGCCAGTTTACGTGCAACGGATCGACGGGCATAACCCTTGGAATGTAATTTCGACAGATATTTCCGAATCATTCCATGTGTGACACCCGGCACACCTACAGCAGTTTCCTGCTCGTCAATGAAATCTTTAATATCTTCCATGTATTGATGAACCGTCTCAGCAGATACGCCTTTTTCAATGCGCAAATATTGCACAAAAGCATCATAATGAATCATTTCCATTCAGAAGGCTCCTTCTTTGCATAGAGATAACCTTGCATAATGAATGCAAGGGTCAATTAACGCAGTATAAGTTTATGAAAATCCCATGAAAGAATGTTCTGATAACAATTTGAAAGCCACTAAATCGTATCACAACTTAGTGGCTCTTTCAATCAGAATTCCATTCTTTTCATACAATTCTGAATTGTATCCAGTTTCGCATCAAGTACGGTCTTCTTTATATTCACATGACGAACAATTGACCTGCACACCTTTTTTGGATTTTTTTTCAATCAGCATCTCTTGACACTTCGGACACTTCCGTGCGATTGGTTTATCCCATGAAATAAAGTCACATTCCGGATACTGATCACAGCCATAAAAGATTCGCCTTTTTTTACTCTTTCGTTCAACGACCTGTCCTTTTTCACACTTAGGACAACCCACACCTATTTCTTTGACGATCGCTTTTGTATTCCGGCAATTGGGGAAATTGGAACAAGCCATGAATTTCCCATAACGCCCCATTTTATAGACCATTTCATGACCGCATTTCTCACAATCCTCACCAGCAGGCTCGTCTTTGATTTCCACTTCTTTCATTTCCTCTTCTGCAAAACTCAAACGCTTTTCAAAACCTTTATAAAATTCGTCTATGATCCGAACCCATTCTTCACTGCCTTCTTCAACTGCATCCAGTCTCGTTTCCATTTCTGCAGTGAATTCCACATTCAGTATTTCCGGGAAGAATTCCTGTATCATATCAAGTACGATCGTTCCGAGTTCTGTGGGTACAAAGCGTTTATCCTCGAGCGCAACATACCCTCTGCGCTGAATGGTATCGAGCGTCGGGGCATAGGTGGACGGACGACCGATGCCAAGCTCCTCCATTGTTCTTACCAGGCGGGCTTCCGTATATCTTGGAGGCGGCTGAGTGAAGTGCTGATTCGGTTCCACCTTTTCTGATTCAGGTTTATCACCTTCTGTTAAATCCGGAAGAATTTTGTCCTTTTCTTCTTTCCCTTCATCATTACCTTCTACATACACTTTCATAAATCCAAGGAATTTCATTTTTGAACCTGTCGCACGGAACGTGGCTCCGCCGTTATTCAGGTCCACACTCATGGTATCCATAACGGCTGGCGCCATTTGAGAAGCAACCATGCGTTCCCATATCAGTTTATAGAGACGGTATTGATCTCTCGAAAGATAAGGTTTCATCGCTTTCGGATCACGCATTACTCCGGTTGGGCGGACTGCTTCGTGAGCATCCTGCGCCTTTTCGTTTTTCTTCGCATTCTTAGGCTCCAAGTGAAATTCGTTCCCATAATGAATATCAATGTATTCCTTTGCCTCGGCCTTCGCTGTTTCTGAGAGACGGGTTGAATCCGTTCGCATATAAGTAATCAAACCGACAGTTCCCTGTTTACCGAGGTCTACACCTTCGTATAGTTGTTGGGCAAGCATCATGGTCTTTTTCGCTCTGAAATTCAACTTTCTTGCTGCTTCTTGTTGCAAGGAAGATGTAATAAATGGAGAAACCGGGTTTCGCTTCCGCTCTTTTCGACTGATAGCCGATACTTCAAAATCCCCTTTACTCATGCGTTCGAGCACTTGGTCTACATCTTCTTTTGAAGCCAGCTTTTTCTTTTTGCCGTCCAGCTGTTGAAACTTCGCTTCAAAGTCCATACCATCTTTACTCAAATGGGCCGTGATCGACCAGTATTCTTCGGGAACAAATGCAGTGATTTCATTTTCCCGGTCAATAATCATTTTCACTGCAACAGATTGAACCCGTCCTGCACTGAGTCCTTTTTTCACTTTCTTCCATAGTAATGGACTGATGTTATAACCGACCAGTCGGTCCAGTACGCGCCTTGCCTGTTGAGCATCCACCAGGTTTGTGTTGATCTCTCCGGGATGTTTAAAGGAATCCTTAATGGCTTCTTTTGTGATTTCATTAAATACAACCCGGCATTTAGAATCTTTGTCGATATTCAGGCTGTCTGCCAGATGCCATGCGATTGCTTCACCTTCACGGTCCGGGTCAGCTGCCAGATAAATCCGTTTTGCTTTTTTGGCAGCCTGTTTAAGTTCTTTCAGTACTGGTCCCTTCCCACGAATGGTAATGTATTTAGGCTGATAGTTATGTTCAACATCAACACCCATTTGGCTTTTGGGTAAGTCAATCACATGTCCCATGGAAGCTTTTACATTATATTTTTTACCAAGGTATTTCCCTATGGTTTTCGCTTTTGCGGGAGATTCCACGATGACTAGGTAATCGGACATCTCGACGTGCCTCCCTTTCAGAGTTAGATTGTTGTTTGGTTAGGTTCTCACCAAGGGAAGAAAAGTGATTCATCTCCCCAATGGGTGAAATCCTCACTATTATTAAACACACGTCGAGTATTTGTCAAACGCAAGATTTTTGAACAACTGTGATTTTGCCCGTTCAAACCTTAGAGCCTCAGTGATTAGACACTTCCTTATTTTTCTTTTTAAAAGTGAGCTGATCAGGATATTCCAGCAAAATATCTTCTCCAGTCAATATACACTTGGCTCCTTGTTGAATAAGTCGATTTGCCCCTTCGGAGGAAGGATTATCCAATGGACCTGGTATTGCCATCACATCCCTGCTTTCATTCATGGCACAATCTGCTGTAATCAGAGATCCGCTTCTTTTCTTTGCTTCAACGACCAGGACTGCTTGACACAAACCGCTGATAATCCGGTTCCGTTTAGGGAAATGCCATTTTTCCGCTTTCATATACGGTGGGTATTCACTGATCACCAGCTGTTCACTCTGCAATTTTTCATACAGGTTCCTCAATTTCGACGGATATAAGTGGTCGAATCCAAACGCTGTAACAGCAATGGTTGGTGCGTTCATGCTCATTGCTTTTTGGTGTGCCAATGTGTCGACCCCTTCTGCCATGCCACTGACAATCACAATGTCCTCAATGCATACCGGACCAAGAATAAAGTCAACTGCTTTTGAGGCATAGGGAGAAGGCCAACGTGTTCCAACCACACCAAGAAATGAAGGTTTTGCAAGCAATGCATGATTTCCCTTTGTATATAAACATAAAGGAGGATCATAGACTTCTTTTAACAACTTTGGATACAACTCATCCTCCACAGTAATTACATCGATATTCTGCTGCTCCAGTGACGTTTTAATCGCCTTAAACGATACGTTTTTCAGGGCTTTTGAAGCGTTTTGCATCTTTTCTCCACGCTTTGGAAACCGTGATGCCCATTCAACCGTTGACCATTGATAACAAGCCGTTAATTCAGGATCAACTCTCAAAAGTTCACAAAGAAAATCCGAAGCTCCGTACAAGCAATAGTGTAAATGAATTAAGCGTTCTCTGAATGTCTTTGGGACCTGCATAACAATTCCTCCATCCCTCTCATGTGAATTTTTGAACAATTGTTACCGAAAAAAACGAACCCGCCATATCCGGCAGGTTCGCTGGAACTTTTTATGAAACAGGGTGGGTGACACATTTATCATAGAGACCTTTTTCTTTCAAGACCTTAATCAGTGTTTCTCCCATCACTGCTGGTGTATCGGCTACCTGAACGCCTGCAGCGTTCAGTATTTTTATTTTCTCATCAGCAGTTCCTTTTCCTCCTGAAATAATTGCACCAGCATGACCCATACGTTTTCCTGGAGGAGCCGTGCGGCCGCCAATGAAGCCGACAACCGGTTTTGTCATGTTCTCTTTGATCCATTCAGCCGCTTCTTCTTCAGCTGTACCACCGATTTCACCAATCATGATCACAGCTTCAGTGTCCTCGTCTTCATTAAACATTTTCAATACATCTATGAAGTCGGTCCCATTTACCGGGTCCCCACCGATTCCGACAGCCGTGGACTGTCCAATGCCTTCTGTGGAAAGCTGATGAACCGCTTCATATGTCAAAGTACCTGAACGCGACACAACACCTACATGACCTTTTTTATGAATATATCCCGGCATAATACCGATTTTACACTCTTCCGGAGTAATCACACCTGGACAGTTCGGACCAATCAGTCGTGTCTTCTTTCCCTCCATGAAGCGTTTCACTTTAATCATATCCGTAACAGGAATGCCTTCAGTGATCGTAATCACCACGTCTACTCCGGCATCCGTCGCTTCCATAATTGCATCGGCTGCAAACGCAGGTGGAACGTATACAACTGAAGCCGTAGCACCAGTACTTTGAACAGCATCACTGACTGTATCAAAAACCGGTATCCCTTCAATTTCTGTGCCACCTTTCCCTGGTGTCACACCACCGACGATTTTCGTGCCATATTCCATCGCCTGTTTCGTATGGAAAAGCCCTGTCGCACCGGTAATTCCCTGGACAATGACTTTTGTATCTTTGTTAATGAGAATACTCATGTCGAACTCCGCCTTTCTTTACGCTTCTACAAGCGATACGATTTTTTGTGCACCATCAGCCATTGAATCAGCCGCTGTAATATTGAGTCCGGATTCTTTAAGAATCTTTTTACCCAATTCTACATTTGTCCCTTCAAGTCTCACAACAAGCGGTATTTCAAGCCCAACTTCTTTCGTAGCTGCAACGACACCCTCAGCGATAATATCACACTTCATGATGCCACCGAAAATGTTGACATAAATGCCTTTGACATGCGGATCAGACAGGATAATTTTGAACGCTTCCGTAACCTTTTCAGCAGTGGCACCTCCCCCAACGTCAAGGAAATTCGCGGGATCCCCGCTGTAGTGCTTGATGATGTCCATGGTCGCCATGGCAAGTCCTGCACCATTTACCATACAGCCAATATTACCATCGAGCGAGATATAGCTTAAGTCGAATTTCGACGCTTCGATTTCTTTCGGATCTTCTTCATCAAGATCACGGTATTCGACAATATCTTTTTGACGGAACAATGCATTAGCATCGAAATTCAATTTGGCGTCGAGCGCCATCACTTTGCCGTCACCGGTTGTAACCAGCGGATTAATTTCTGCAATAGAACAATCCTTCTCCTCAAACACTTTATAAAGTCCCATCATGAATTTGACGGCTTCTTTCAACATTTCTTTTGGAATGTTGAGATTGAAAGCCAAACGTCTGGCCTGATAAGGCATCAAACCGGTTACCGGATCGATGATCTCCTTGAAAATTTTCTCAGGTGTCTTTTCAGCTACTTCTTCGATTTCTGTACCGCCTTCTTCTGATGCCATCATCGTAATGCGTGACGTGGCACGGTCGACTACGATACCAACATAATATTCATTTTGAATATCACAGCCTTCTTCAATCCAAAGGCGTTTCACTTCTTTTCCTTCAGGGCCTGTCTGGTGCGTCACAAGTACTTTACCAAGAATCTCATCAGCATATGTACGCACTTCATCGAGCGACTTTGCGACTTTCACCCCTCCGGCATTACCCCGTCCGCCGGCGTGAATCTGAGCTTTTACAACACAGATCTTGCTTCCGAGTTCTTCTGCAGCTTTTACAGCTTCATCAACTGAGTAAGCCACTTTTCCATCAGGAACAGCCACTCCATACTTCCTTAGAAGCTCTTTTCCTTGATACTCATGGATATTCATTGCCATCCTCCTTACAAAGTAAAAGATTTTCTTCAGTGGAGCCTGATTTGTGAACTATGTTCACAAATCTTTTTGCACAATAAAAATATTGCGAAATGTTGCAAAACGCATCGACTGAGTCAGTAAGCGCTTCACACAATTTTTATTTTACTATAGATTCCGACGATTTTGTGAATCATTTTGCTTTTTCCTCAATTTTTTCACTTTTCAGTTTTTCTAACGGATTTAAAACCTTTCAATGGCGGCTCTCATTTACGTTTCAACTGCTGGTCCCGATCCACTCTGTAAATAAACGCAAACACTTCAGCCACAACTTCATATAAATCTGCCGGAATTTTTTCGTGAATTTCAAGCTGACCAAGCAATTCAACAAGAGATTCATCTTCTTGAACAGGAATTTGGTTGTCTTTTGCTCTTTGTATTATTTCCTCAGCAATGTAGCCTTTCCCTTTAGCTTTAATCGTCGGAGCACTGTCTTTTAAAGCTTCGTAACCTAATGCGACAGCTCTCTTTTTATGGGTATCGGTTTGCTCATCTGTCATATCCTCACGTCCATTCCCTGGTAACCCTGATCATCATGGTTTCGCCAAAGTGAATCACCGGGCTGCGGTTTAAGATGTGGGGGCAATGAGTCTGTCTCCGGTTGCTGCCATTTCAATGACGATAAATGATAGTCTTTTTCTTTTAATTGTGATTCAAGAAGTGGCTGGAGAAGCTGAAAGGCTTCAGGCTTCTCTATATCATTAAAGACTGTAATCGAAACAACACGTTTTTGAATCTGAACATCGATCACTGTCTCATCCAATTCCGTCAGGTGCAAGTAAAACAGAATCCGACAGTGATTTTCATCGATAGTCCCGTCCGATTTTTTTCGTCCGTCCCACTGCAGTGTCATATCCTGAAATACGTCCCCCATTTTTACAGGAACCTGAAACAAGAGATGCTGCGTTGGTCCTTGCTGATCCATACTCATCAGCTGATATCCTGTCAATCTGGACAAAAGAAATTCGGCTTGCTGCTGCACTGCTTGAGGCAAGGATTGATTTTGTTGTAAAAATTGCATCAATTGGCCTTTCAATGTATCGAGTTGGCGTGCATTCATCTGCTCACCTTTGTCAAACTGCTGAACCATTTGCTGCTCATGCTGAAGACCCATCTGTTGAAGAAACTGCCGAAGCATTGCAACATCCTGTGAACCTGCCATCATAAACTGCTGAGGTCTCCCCTCGGTTACTGCTGCCATCAGCTGCTGCGTGGCAGCTGGTTGTGTATGAAGCCATCGGTCCAGCGAATCTACTGCCATGAGAGGCGTATTCCCTTGCTGATTTCCTTGGCTAGGGTTTTGGCCACCCATTAATAACTGAGTGAGACTTTCCATGGCTCCTGACTGATTCAGTTGAACCTGACCCATTAACATAGTAAACACAGCCTGGCTGCTCATCTGTGATAATGGCATGCCCGCTTGATTCCCACTGAAGAGCTGAGGCCATAGTGTTTGGACCATCGCCTGATTCTCTGGTCTGAGCACCGCTGCCTTAAATTGATCCATCAAGGTTTGTGCCCCTTCTCCTGAGCGGATGACACCCATATCTCTCAGAACAGACAAAGCCTGTTCCTGGAGTTGAGGATTCCCTCCCTGAACCTGTTGAATCAGTCCATGGAATACACCTGCAAGTCTTGGTGTGTCCGTTGGTGACTGTCCGAAAGAAGTCATACCCATAGGGTCACTTCGCT
This Salisediminibacterium beveridgei DNA region includes the following protein-coding sequences:
- the codY gene encoding GTP-sensing pleiotropic transcriptional regulator CodY, with the translated sequence MNLLDKTRKINELLQKSAGQAVNFKEMAVTLRDVIESNVFIVSRRGKLLGFAIKQEIENERMKEMLEQRKFPEGYTENLFDIEETSSNIPVDSDFTAFPVENRDLFANGLTTIVPIQGGGQRLGTLILARLDDSFDDEDLVLAEYGSTVVGMEILHEKQEEIEQEARSKAVVQMAISSLSYSELEAVDHIFKELDGTEGLLVASKVADRVGITRSVIVNALRKLESAGVIESRSLGMKGTYIKVLNDKFLLELEKHKN
- the hslU gene encoding ATP-dependent protease ATPase subunit HslU translates to MSQSLTPAQIVEQLDQSIIGQAQAKRSVAVALRNRYRRSLLDDAIREEISPKNILMIGPTGVGKTEIARRLAKLVGAPFIKVEATKFTEVGYVGRDVESMIRDLVEVSIRIVKKEKTVKVKEQAEKQANQRIIALLVPTAKKETSNYRNPLEMLFQNGPEEEEQPEPEPAEHESVRERRKRITQQLEQGDLEEREVTIEVEEQQNQMMDMIPGMEQMGMNMQDMFGGMFPKKKKKRKLPVREARKVLAEDEAQKLIDMEEVKTEAISRAEQLGIIFVDEMDKVAGKNGGQSADISREGVQRDILPVVEGSTVTTKYGTVKTDHMLFIAAGAFHVSKPSDLIPELQGRFPIRVELDSLSVDDFVKILSEPKHALIKQYQAMINIEGIELIFTDDAVKEVAEIAFDVNEQTENIGARRLHTILEKLLEDLSFEASEITMTQITITPDYVKEKLQDIVKNRDLSRFIL
- the hslV gene encoding ATP-dependent protease subunit HslV — encoded protein: MTEIKGTTIFAIRHNGQAAICGDGQVTVGQAVVMKHSAVKVRRLYRDQVLAGFAGSVADAFSLYEKFESKLEEYNGQLQRAAVELAKEWRGDRVLRKLEAMLIVMDQNKLYVIAGTGEVIEPDDGITAIGSGGNYALAAGRAMKKHAADLSAEEIARESLLTAADMCVYTNDYLTLETLTYDENKQ
- the xerA gene encoding site-specific tyrosine recombinase/integron integrase, translated to MEMIHYDAFVQYLRIEKGVSAETVHQYMEDIKDFIDEQETAVGVPGVTHGMIRKYLSKLHSKGYARRSVARKLASLRAYWRFLEYDGYVESNPFQFVSTPKLDRKLPSFLYENEIQAIFDGIDPSSWLGSRNLALIETLYATGIRVSECTNLSIGDVDMELATMLVFGKGRKERYLPIGSFAISALSGYLNMREERFGAIHDADPLFINYRGGRLTDRGLRKVLNHIVDDASLSAKLSPHVIRHTFATHLLNEGADLRTVQELLGHSDLKATQIYTHVTRDRLRDVHRQAHPRAKR
- the topA gene encoding type I DNA topoisomerase — protein: MSDYLVIVESPAKAKTIGKYLGKKYNVKASMGHVIDLPKSQMGVDVEHNYQPKYITIRGKGPVLKELKQAAKKAKRIYLAADPDREGEAIAWHLADSLNIDKDSKCRVVFNEITKEAIKDSFKHPGEINTNLVDAQQARRVLDRLVGYNISPLLWKKVKKGLSAGRVQSVAVKMIIDRENEITAFVPEEYWSITAHLSKDGMDFEAKFQQLDGKKKKLASKEDVDQVLERMSKGDFEVSAISRKERKRNPVSPFITSSLQQEAARKLNFRAKKTMMLAQQLYEGVDLGKQGTVGLITYMRTDSTRLSETAKAEAKEYIDIHYGNEFHLEPKNAKKNEKAQDAHEAVRPTGVMRDPKAMKPYLSRDQYRLYKLIWERMVASQMAPAVMDTMSVDLNNGGATFRATGSKMKFLGFMKVYVEGNDEGKEEKDKILPDLTEGDKPESEKVEPNQHFTQPPPRYTEARLVRTMEELGIGRPSTYAPTLDTIQRRGYVALEDKRFVPTELGTIVLDMIQEFFPEILNVEFTAEMETRLDAVEEGSEEWVRIIDEFYKGFEKRLSFAEEEMKEVEIKDEPAGEDCEKCGHEMVYKMGRYGKFMACSNFPNCRNTKAIVKEIGVGCPKCEKGQVVERKSKKRRIFYGCDQYPECDFISWDKPIARKCPKCQEMLIEKKSKKGVQVNCSSCEYKEDRT
- the dprA gene encoding DNA-processing protein DprA, whose product is MQVPKTFRERLIHLHYCLYGASDFLCELLRVDPELTACYQWSTVEWASRFPKRGEKMQNASKALKNVSFKAIKTSLEQQNIDVITVEDELYPKLLKEVYDPPLCLYTKGNHALLAKPSFLGVVGTRWPSPYASKAVDFILGPVCIEDIVIVSGMAEGVDTLAHQKAMSMNAPTIAVTAFGFDHLYPSKLRNLYEKLQSEQLVISEYPPYMKAEKWHFPKRNRIISGLCQAVLVVEAKKRSGSLITADCAMNESRDVMAIPGPLDNPSSEGANRLIQQGAKCILTGEDILLEYPDQLTFKKKNKEVSNH
- the sucD gene encoding succinate--CoA ligase subunit alpha — translated: MSILINKDTKVIVQGITGATGLFHTKQAMEYGTKIVGGVTPGKGGTEIEGIPVFDTVSDAVQSTGATASVVYVPPAFAADAIMEATDAGVDVVITITEGIPVTDMIKVKRFMEGKKTRLIGPNCPGVITPEECKIGIMPGYIHKKGHVGVVSRSGTLTYEAVHQLSTEGIGQSTAVGIGGDPVNGTDFIDVLKMFNEDEDTEAVIMIGEIGGTAEEEAAEWIKENMTKPVVGFIGGRTAPPGKRMGHAGAIISGGKGTADEKIKILNAAGVQVADTPAVMGETLIKVLKEKGLYDKCVTHPVS
- the sucC gene encoding ADP-forming succinate--CoA ligase subunit beta encodes the protein MNIHEYQGKELLRKYGVAVPDGKVAYSVDEAVKAAEELGSKICVVKAQIHAGGRGNAGGVKVAKSLDEVRTYADEILGKVLVTHQTGPEGKEVKRLWIEEGCDIQNEYYVGIVVDRATSRITMMASEEGGTEIEEVAEKTPEKIFKEIIDPVTGLMPYQARRLAFNLNIPKEMLKEAVKFMMGLYKVFEEKDCSIAEINPLVTTGDGKVMALDAKLNFDANALFRQKDIVEYRDLDEEDPKEIEASKFDLSYISLDGNIGCMVNGAGLAMATMDIIKHYSGDPANFLDVGGGATAEKVTEAFKIILSDPHVKGIYVNIFGGIMKCDIIAEGVVAATKEVGLEIPLVVRLEGTNVELGKKILKESGLNITAADSMADGAQKIVSLVEA
- a CDS encoding EscU/YscU/HrcU family type III secretion system export apparatus switch protein, with protein sequence MTDEQTDTHKKRAVALGYEALKDSAPTIKAKGKGYIAEEIIQRAKDNQIPVQEDESLVELLGQLEIHEKIPADLYEVVAEVFAFIYRVDRDQQLKRK